A single genomic interval of Exiguobacterium sp. BMC-KP harbors:
- a CDS encoding Rrf2 family transcriptional regulator: MQMKTGVEQSVYAMLLLTFLPDRAVLPGEFISQQLGASPTYFQKLLRKLVQADLLYSVPGVKGGFRLRRPADEIQIFDVYQAIEGKQTLYASSGVFEDLMGIQEQEIGLLSNLMTEAEDAWQSTLKRESIGSIRQAIDASCPPEHLERLHALITDRMMTL; encoded by the coding sequence ATGCAAATGAAAACCGGGGTCGAGCAATCCGTCTATGCGATGTTGCTTTTGACCTTCCTTCCGGATCGCGCTGTGTTGCCCGGTGAATTCATCAGCCAGCAACTCGGTGCCTCGCCGACTTATTTTCAAAAGCTCTTACGAAAACTCGTCCAGGCGGATCTATTGTATTCCGTACCGGGTGTCAAAGGGGGCTTTCGCTTACGACGTCCGGCAGACGAAATTCAAATCTTTGACGTCTATCAAGCGATCGAGGGCAAACAGACGTTGTATGCGTCAAGCGGTGTCTTCGAGGATTTGATGGGAATTCAGGAACAGGAAATCGGTCTACTCTCGAATCTGATGACAGAGGCGGAAGATGCGTGGCAATCGACGTTGAAGCGCGAATCGATCGGCTCGATCCGTCAAGCGATCGATGCCTCCTGTCCACCGGAGCATTTAGAACGATTGCATGCGTTAATCACAGACCGGATGATGACACTTTAA
- the cydD gene encoding thiol reductant ABC exporter subunit CydD, with protein MNPLKGIVQIPRSILIQFIMAAFLMGVAVVGQSYGIVLTVDRIFLKEQPFEAVIPLLLVVLGMLLLRVAVTYWNGRLGTTLSAHMKQALREALVAKYTGRSVEMMLQGQVGQKVSVLLDAVDEMDSYYSQYLPKVVQTTIVPLMVLIAAFSYDWITGLVMMITAPFIPLFYIIIGIMTQKRADAQLEKMTAFSGTFLDTLQGLTTLKLFGRAKRQRDVIEKSSLDFRDATLTVLKLAFLSSLMLEFISMLSMGMIALEVSLRLILFQSITFIPAFLMLVLAPEYYLALKEMGAAFHTGRGSVAAAKQIAAELTADDRPTAFGQSELATDRPPRIVLDEVDFTYQEGRFALQDVTLAIEPYQKVALIGRSGAGKSTVLQLIAGLADPKEGRILLDGVNRSQVEEASWFRQLSYISQHPYLYAGTLAENIAIGELRQATPEEIFEAAQAAGLEELIATLPKGIDTVIGEGGRGLSGGEKQRVALARAFLKRPNVIVFDEPTTGLDVKTERLLQQAIEQLGQAATVITVAHRLHTIERSDQIVVLDGGRIVDRGTHDELLGRDSEYARMRSVQRGEETR; from the coding sequence ATGAATCCATTAAAAGGAATCGTTCAGATTCCACGTAGTATTCTTATTCAATTCATCATGGCAGCTTTCCTGATGGGGGTTGCGGTCGTCGGTCAATCGTATGGTATCGTGTTGACGGTCGATCGGATTTTCCTGAAGGAACAACCGTTTGAAGCCGTCATTCCGTTACTACTCGTCGTCCTCGGGATGCTGTTGCTCCGGGTCGCCGTGACGTATTGGAACGGTCGTCTCGGTACGACGTTATCGGCACACATGAAGCAGGCGCTTCGGGAAGCACTCGTCGCGAAATACACAGGTCGTTCGGTCGAAATGATGCTACAAGGGCAAGTGGGACAGAAGGTCAGTGTTTTGCTCGACGCTGTAGACGAGATGGACAGCTATTATAGTCAATACTTGCCGAAAGTCGTCCAGACGACGATTGTTCCCTTGATGGTCTTGATCGCGGCATTCAGCTATGACTGGATCACCGGTCTCGTCATGATGATCACAGCACCGTTCATTCCGTTGTTCTATATCATCATCGGCATCATGACGCAAAAGCGGGCGGATGCTCAACTCGAGAAGATGACGGCGTTCTCGGGAACGTTTCTCGATACGTTGCAAGGACTGACGACCTTGAAGTTATTTGGTCGTGCGAAACGACAACGTGACGTCATCGAAAAAAGCAGTCTTGATTTCCGGGATGCGACGTTAACGGTTTTGAAGCTCGCCTTCTTGTCGTCGTTAATGCTTGAGTTCATCTCGATGCTCAGCATGGGAATGATCGCACTTGAAGTCAGTCTGCGCTTGATTTTGTTCCAAAGCATCACCTTCATCCCGGCGTTCTTGATGCTCGTGTTGGCACCAGAATACTATCTTGCCTTAAAAGAGATGGGAGCTGCCTTCCATACGGGACGCGGTAGTGTCGCGGCAGCGAAACAGATCGCAGCCGAACTGACGGCAGACGATCGTCCTACTGCCTTCGGTCAATCGGAACTTGCGACCGATCGTCCACCACGAATCGTTTTGGATGAAGTTGATTTTACGTATCAAGAAGGACGTTTTGCCTTACAAGACGTGACACTTGCGATCGAACCGTATCAAAAGGTGGCGTTGATTGGTCGCAGTGGTGCCGGTAAGTCGACTGTCTTACAGTTGATTGCCGGACTCGCGGATCCAAAAGAAGGACGGATTCTGCTTGACGGGGTTAATCGCAGTCAGGTGGAGGAAGCGAGCTGGTTCCGTCAGTTGAGCTACATCTCGCAGCATCCGTATCTGTATGCCGGAACGCTGGCAGAAAACATCGCGATCGGTGAACTCCGTCAAGCGACGCCGGAAGAGATTTTTGAGGCGGCGCAGGCAGCAGGGCTCGAGGAGCTGATTGCGACGTTACCTAAAGGGATCGACACAGTGATCGGAGAAGGCGGACGTGGTCTATCAGGTGGCGAGAAACAGCGTGTTGCGCTGGCACGAGCGTTCTTGAAACGACCGAACGTCATCGTCTTTGATGAACCGACGACAGGACTCGACGTCAAAACGGAGCGACTGCTTCAACAAGCGATCGAACAGCTTGGACAAGCAGCGACAGTCATTACTGTCGCACACCGTCTGCATACGATCGAGCGCTCAGATCAAATCGTCGTCCTCGATGGCGGACGAATCGTCGATCGTGGCACTCACGATGAACTGCTTGGACGTGATTCGGAATATGCTCGGATGCGTAGCGTCCAGAGAGGGGAGGAAACACGATGA
- the ypfJ gene encoding KPN_02809 family neutral zinc metallopeptidase has translation MKWKGRERSSNVEDRRGMGGKGIAGIGGGVGIILLIVITLMGGNPAELLGDLTGGNQQNTTYEETAQEKEAADFVSVVLADTERVWTKEFKEDGKTYKKPKLVLYTDQVSSACGQAGKSVGPFYCPGDQKLYIDLSFYDELQTKYGAPGDFAMAYVIAHEVGHHVQTLLGKSDEIMPLREQMSEEKFNKYLVRFELQADYYAGVWAHHAQGENLLEEGDLEEALTAANAVGDDTLQEKGQGYVVPESFTHGTSAQRERWFQKGFDNGTIEGGDTFKAKNL, from the coding sequence ATGAAATGGAAGGGAAGAGAACGGAGTTCGAACGTTGAGGATCGACGGGGAATGGGAGGGAAAGGAATTGCCGGCATCGGTGGTGGTGTCGGGATCATCCTGCTGATCGTCATCACCTTGATGGGCGGTAATCCAGCTGAATTACTCGGAGACTTAACCGGTGGGAATCAGCAAAATACGACATATGAAGAAACAGCACAGGAAAAAGAAGCAGCGGACTTCGTCTCCGTCGTCTTAGCAGATACGGAACGGGTCTGGACGAAAGAATTCAAAGAAGATGGTAAGACCTATAAAAAACCGAAGCTCGTCTTATATACGGATCAAGTCAGTTCGGCTTGCGGACAAGCAGGGAAGTCCGTCGGTCCCTTTTATTGTCCCGGTGATCAGAAATTATACATTGATTTAAGCTTTTATGATGAACTGCAGACGAAGTACGGGGCACCGGGCGATTTTGCGATGGCATATGTCATTGCACATGAAGTCGGACACCATGTCCAGACGTTACTCGGAAAGTCGGATGAGATCATGCCACTTCGAGAGCAAATGAGTGAGGAGAAGTTCAACAAGTACCTCGTTCGATTCGAGCTACAGGCAGATTATTATGCCGGCGTCTGGGCGCATCATGCGCAAGGAGAAAACTTGCTCGAAGAAGGCGATCTCGAAGAAGCGTTGACGGCAGCGAATGCTGTCGGGGATGATACGTTACAAGAGAAAGGACAAGGATATGTCGTACCGGAAAGTTTCACTCACGGCACATCGGCGCAACGGGAGCGTTGGTTCCAAAAAGGCTTTGATAACGGCACGATCGAAGGTGGAGACACATTCAAAGCGAAGAATCTATAG
- a CDS encoding glycosyltransferase translates to MSQGHIAVFTDHSRHIPYESLISYYPVLFYTQPGKCPNSFEQIASTEIQEAEEHDILLYIIDYETRGEELAIANQIRAVRPRSKILIVKEAVRLKGDFPYHTVQGDGMLRLFSYRPAYPNELFAEIQHIIHPEYPILKDTIAFILPIFNEEKRFNYVKDFLESLATFISEDYIHASINFFDDASSDRSKALLQEYRSIVMDATDTLFTVGYLEVHHVEQNTRKAGLFIEGMKNISSDYYVFVDADNSFRIEDIARLLTIAQEGYYDIVVGTKDLTIEDRGTVRRFMSFGKRNLTRFFLPKGVTDSQTGLKIINRRVVHRLLPYLHVESGLAIDLELMYAAKKERLRVYQQPVTCIEREGSHVNLVKDSIAFLQTMFSLYQRHRKDEAPVK, encoded by the coding sequence ATGAGTCAAGGGCATATCGCTGTATTTACCGATCATTCTCGGCACATTCCATACGAATCGTTGATTTCCTACTATCCTGTCCTGTTCTACACACAGCCGGGTAAATGCCCGAACTCCTTCGAACAGATTGCCAGCACTGAAATACAGGAAGCTGAGGAACACGATATTCTTCTATACATCATTGATTATGAGACGCGTGGAGAGGAGCTAGCAATCGCCAATCAAATTCGAGCTGTCCGTCCGCGATCTAAAATTCTGATTGTCAAAGAAGCAGTTCGTTTAAAGGGCGATTTTCCGTACCATACCGTTCAAGGAGATGGAATGCTCCGTCTGTTTTCCTATCGTCCCGCCTATCCGAATGAATTGTTTGCTGAAATCCAGCATATTATCCATCCTGAATATCCCATTTTAAAGGATACTATAGCCTTTATATTGCCAATATTTAACGAAGAGAAACGTTTTAATTATGTAAAAGATTTTTTAGAGTCTCTTGCAACCTTCATCAGTGAAGATTATATCCACGCTTCGATCAATTTCTTTGATGATGCTTCGTCTGACCGATCCAAGGCACTCCTCCAAGAATACCGTTCAATCGTCATGGACGCGACGGATACGTTATTCACGGTCGGCTATCTGGAGGTTCATCATGTCGAGCAAAATACACGAAAAGCAGGCCTATTCATCGAAGGGATGAAAAATATCTCGAGTGATTATTATGTGTTCGTCGACGCGGACAATTCGTTTCGGATTGAAGATATCGCCCGGTTGTTGACGATAGCGCAAGAGGGATACTATGACATCGTCGTCGGAACGAAGGATTTGACGATCGAAGACCGGGGAACTGTCCGCCGTTTCATGAGTTTCGGTAAACGGAATCTGACACGATTCTTCTTACCAAAAGGTGTGACCGATTCGCAGACCGGTCTAAAGATCATTAACCGTCGTGTCGTTCATCGTTTGTTGCCTTATCTGCACGTCGAGAGTGGTCTCGCGATCGATTTAGAGTTGATGTATGCAGCAAAAAAAGAACGCTTGCGGGTCTATCAACAGCCCGTAACCTGCATCGAACGAGAGGGATCACACGTCAACCTTGTTAAGGATTCGATTGCGTTCTTGCAGACGATGTTCAGTCTCTATCAACGGCATAGAAAAGACGAAGCACCAGTTAAATGA
- a CDS encoding nuclear transport factor 2 family protein — protein sequence MVLNRYFDLFDASRTDAQAFEDLVSLFTTDITFVLNGQPKHGIDAWKQFVRHVFTANQDIKHMYAGWEETTPGTYETRWAVCGKRADGSVFTQDGKDIARLDENGRIAYLENVPDDPTMFRS from the coding sequence ATGGTATTGAATCGTTATTTCGACTTATTCGACGCGTCACGCACAGACGCACAAGCTTTCGAGGATCTCGTTTCCTTATTCACGACAGACATCACGTTCGTCCTGAACGGACAACCAAAGCACGGCATCGACGCCTGGAAACAGTTCGTCCGTCATGTGTTTACGGCGAATCAAGACATTAAGCACATGTACGCAGGCTGGGAAGAAACAACACCAGGAACATATGAAACACGCTGGGCAGTTTGCGGAAAACGGGCAGATGGTAGTGTCTTCACGCAAGACGGAAAAGATATCGCACGTCTCGATGAAAACGGACGGATCGCTTACCTGGAGAACGTTCCAGATGATCCGACGATGTTCCGTTCATAA
- a CDS encoding glycosyltransferase family 4 protein — protein sequence MKPHLLFLSWRDIKHPKAGGAEVFTHEMLRRVSDEYEITHFSPAFEGGHDVEFLDGITYIRRGTALSVVPLAFSYYQSHAATIDLVVDQMNTHHFFTPLYVPLAKRALFIHQLTREIWQINVRPPFSYVGEWTETPRLQLYRTGRALTVSQSTADDLIAVGFSKNEVTILPEGLSFTPWNEEDWKPKEAHPTFLYAGRMSAYKGINDALQAFVIVKREYPDARFWVIGKKDEAYITEHLHPIVPEEMRDAITYFGFVSEAEKLERMSRATALLFPSKREGWGLTVSEAAAVGTPTIVYDAPGLRDAVQYGMTGYMAKSQTPGALAAEMRACLRDPEEYEMIQAAGHRFAQTLHWDHTGQAFRNWLQRELIPVALKEDFS from the coding sequence ATGAAACCACATCTACTTTTTTTATCTTGGCGCGATATCAAACATCCGAAAGCAGGTGGTGCGGAAGTATTCACCCACGAGATGCTCCGACGTGTCAGTGACGAGTATGAGATCACCCATTTCTCTCCCGCATTTGAAGGCGGACACGATGTCGAGTTTTTGGACGGCATCACTTATATCCGGAGAGGTACTGCACTTTCCGTCGTTCCGCTTGCCTTTTCTTATTACCAGTCGCATGCTGCGACGATTGATTTAGTCGTCGACCAGATGAACACGCATCACTTTTTCACACCCCTGTATGTTCCATTAGCGAAACGTGCCCTCTTCATTCATCAACTGACACGTGAAATCTGGCAAATCAACGTCCGTCCCCCTTTCTCATACGTTGGTGAATGGACGGAGACACCACGCCTACAGCTGTACCGGACTGGTCGCGCTTTGACGGTCAGCCAGTCAACGGCAGACGATTTGATAGCTGTTGGTTTTTCCAAAAACGAGGTGACGATTCTACCGGAAGGTCTCTCCTTTACTCCATGGAACGAGGAAGACTGGAAGCCGAAAGAAGCACATCCGACCTTTTTATATGCTGGACGGATGTCTGCCTATAAAGGAATCAATGATGCACTCCAAGCTTTCGTCATCGTCAAACGGGAGTACCCGGACGCTCGTTTCTGGGTCATCGGAAAAAAAGACGAGGCGTATATCACAGAACACCTTCATCCGATTGTTCCAGAAGAAATGCGTGACGCCATCACTTATTTTGGATTCGTCAGTGAGGCAGAAAAGCTCGAACGAATGAGTCGTGCGACGGCGCTCCTGTTTCCTTCCAAACGAGAAGGTTGGGGGCTGACGGTCAGCGAAGCGGCGGCTGTCGGTACACCGACGATTGTTTATGACGCACCTGGGCTACGTGATGCCGTCCAGTACGGCATGACCGGTTACATGGCCAAAAGCCAGACGCCGGGTGCACTCGCTGCCGAGATGCGGGCCTGCTTACGTGACCCGGAAGAATACGAAATGATTCAAGCGGCCGGTCATCGGTTTGCTCAAACCTTGCACTGG
- a CDS encoding MFS transporter, protein MHSFRQRLKNFMYTYRKDILVLSGMFVFILIYSFPLFRSGMVTFSDMSFGLSSHRYLEEIYGAWNNRWSTTTLLNIARLLYILPFYALGLLFGSSGPVLIKSFIIGLLTISALSMFAFTKRLHSVYVSKHFSYLSLIAFAIAALFYALNPWVITRIQHIYLLCGYSVFPYALMLFFNIFDPKFREQLDPGFRLSDRLSRRTWIDITGLSIVFAFMAAGIHYFFFSLIYMGIMVGLIFLKTSWTRRKERIWSSLLWFYVRATCAFGLVFLLFNGYWFLMYVGSILTGSQASQHNINVSDTLMLFSRHSSWTNVLFLTSYWWPMFDLTTLPLTFWIAGAITLLLILLGAIVAYRQPIHLFFGLLAIPLIVFATGTHEQVADAFVLFVTKTPLIGAMFRDPNKLVGLLMVSYSLLLAVGLNAVFTRASRTIPLQLYRIVSIVGTLIVVACFFLPYRTVYMEGFYHPVKMPKEYTTIQEEVDGKWLQFPIADEMTQPSTGIATPRWNQNPRKGGEIKATGDVQVYTSAHDTVFHHEGASPTIGYMMTFMQYLLDTGRSEQAGQIAKAFGLKQFAYRDEYTGMKERQDFNIKVLQEQRDLVQTKQVGLFTLFDLIAPLDTRTVPQLILTPYGLERSISYPTLDGYDLGRQSILYTTQGHQDSLSWMKKGDIVEMIEKNDLVLSQVPEEYYWKPFEAIDSANAFLNWGKTFLRNNDWRWYLRTQGMTNPSFDLDFGDGIGLSFASARIDAPVYKLDGLKAKQVASFNSMLEDETFFKADNPDIVDLSPNPMSKDNNLPVLHAEVAEGDPKYIWQVAKSGKLPARPNNAYRFDITASGRGVDRLHVKVRFFDEKDRELNQTYVVAPRDSGDVDAIHLQGEYVTPRNAKTMRIDLLSFQRPERKTYWWVHDIKIFSYEDYMIPNTFTMTKDLHAGRYAGFARVLLNQKGGQLDLTFNKRGVTIPTKQRSGAKLAWVPLGSFTTPSGPATLSVTNTEGFNAIQNIVLIPEEKLTTLQKRIDDTLAFTNTLMVLEAETGFDYTGHLQSERNYPGLSFGKGIAAQRGRLQRSIDIREATDYQLQLMLTPPPGNDGRITVKIRDGKQVVFERALSRSDILAGQKHQQQIGNQTVTYDPLHLAFPYRMTELSDVYQALYDVKLSDIPLEKGRYQLELSYASKVPSLVDWKDLHKFDPNEIGTDKALAEPEAAANCATCVSITDDMFDASETEDGYTIDYEPTCSCDWYIYASQKMKVKPDHEYLIQFDAVSKNARQRHLKVYYLDKDDRVIGTDFINEVEEKKKKQWNHYEQIVIPPKKTVRMQLHIWTRGNEKKAGQLRLKNLEVLPYDQLILVDQLVLSEQSGTLFATEPARALDVDASQMGRDIKSDAPLGRFTVNDSPTPLFKLQTDQEMMRGDTALNGVSQLYRSNEKTAHVTVVLRPIYYAGLTILVLALPLSTLLIYFMTSNRGLAIRQRLSSVFKQRIPSLKRNKR, encoded by the coding sequence ATGCACTCGTTCCGTCAACGCCTCAAGAACTTCATGTATACGTACCGTAAGGACATCCTTGTCCTATCTGGTATGTTTGTATTCATCCTGATCTATAGCTTTCCGTTGTTTCGTTCCGGTATGGTGACGTTCAGCGACATGTCTTTCGGACTGTCCTCACATCGCTACTTAGAAGAAATCTACGGTGCTTGGAACAACCGGTGGAGCACGACGACGCTTCTGAATATCGCACGACTACTCTACATCCTACCGTTCTATGCACTCGGTCTATTGTTTGGCTCTTCCGGTCCTGTTTTGATCAAGTCGTTCATCATTGGACTGTTGACGATTTCTGCCCTATCGATGTTCGCTTTTACGAAACGGCTCCATTCCGTTTATGTCTCGAAACACTTTTCCTATCTCTCACTGATCGCCTTCGCAATCGCTGCGTTGTTTTATGCCTTAAACCCGTGGGTGATCACGCGGATTCAACATATCTATTTATTGTGTGGGTATTCCGTCTTCCCTTACGCTTTGATGTTGTTCTTCAACATCTTTGATCCGAAGTTTCGCGAACAGCTCGATCCCGGTTTTCGTTTGTCTGATCGCTTGAGTCGACGAACATGGATTGATATTACAGGACTGTCGATCGTCTTCGCCTTCATGGCGGCGGGAATTCATTATTTCTTCTTCTCGCTGATCTATATGGGTATCATGGTCGGACTTATTTTTCTAAAGACGAGTTGGACGCGTCGCAAAGAACGGATTTGGTCGTCATTACTGTGGTTTTATGTTCGGGCAACCTGTGCGTTTGGTCTCGTTTTTCTACTATTCAACGGGTATTGGTTCTTGATGTACGTCGGCTCGATTCTGACCGGATCGCAAGCCTCACAGCACAACATCAATGTCTCCGATACGTTGATGTTGTTCAGTCGGCACTCGAGTTGGACGAATGTTTTATTTTTAACGAGCTATTGGTGGCCGATGTTTGATTTGACGACGTTACCGCTGACGTTTTGGATTGCTGGCGCCATCACGCTTTTACTCATTTTACTAGGAGCTATCGTCGCATACCGACAACCAATCCACCTGTTCTTCGGTCTACTCGCGATTCCGCTAATCGTCTTTGCGACCGGTACCCATGAGCAGGTTGCGGATGCGTTCGTCCTGTTCGTTACGAAGACACCATTGATCGGTGCGATGTTCCGCGATCCGAATAAGCTGGTTGGTCTCTTGATGGTCAGTTACAGCTTACTGCTTGCCGTCGGGTTGAACGCTGTCTTTACTCGTGCGTCCCGGACGATTCCCTTACAGCTATACCGGATTGTTTCGATCGTCGGGACACTGATCGTCGTCGCCTGCTTTTTCCTCCCTTATCGGACTGTCTATATGGAAGGCTTTTATCATCCGGTCAAGATGCCTAAGGAATACACCACTATCCAAGAAGAAGTCGATGGGAAGTGGTTGCAGTTCCCGATTGCGGACGAGATGACGCAACCGAGTACCGGCATCGCGACTCCACGCTGGAATCAAAATCCACGAAAAGGTGGTGAAATCAAAGCAACAGGTGACGTGCAAGTCTATACGTCGGCACACGATACCGTCTTTCATCATGAAGGGGCGTCGCCGACGATTGGTTACATGATGACGTTCATGCAGTATCTACTCGATACCGGTCGGTCCGAACAAGCCGGACAAATCGCGAAAGCGTTCGGACTGAAGCAGTTCGCCTACCGGGATGAGTACACGGGGATGAAGGAGCGACAAGATTTCAATATAAAGGTTCTACAGGAACAACGTGATCTCGTACAGACGAAACAAGTCGGCTTGTTCACCTTGTTCGACTTGATCGCACCGCTCGATACACGGACCGTCCCACAATTGATTTTGACCCCTTATGGACTCGAACGGTCGATCAGTTATCCGACACTGGATGGGTACGATCTTGGTCGTCAATCGATTTTGTATACGACACAAGGACATCAGGATAGCCTCTCCTGGATGAAAAAAGGCGATATCGTCGAGATGATCGAGAAAAATGATCTTGTGCTCAGTCAAGTACCGGAAGAATACTATTGGAAACCGTTCGAAGCGATTGATTCAGCGAATGCTTTCCTGAACTGGGGTAAGACGTTCCTCCGAAATAATGACTGGCGCTGGTATTTACGGACGCAAGGTATGACGAACCCGTCGTTTGACCTCGACTTCGGAGACGGGATTGGTCTATCGTTTGCTTCTGCACGGATTGACGCGCCCGTCTACAAATTAGACGGATTAAAAGCGAAACAGGTCGCCTCTTTTAATTCCATGCTTGAGGATGAGACGTTCTTTAAAGCCGATAATCCGGACATCGTTGACTTGTCTCCGAATCCGATGTCAAAAGATAATAACCTGCCTGTCCTTCATGCTGAAGTCGCAGAAGGCGACCCGAAATACATCTGGCAAGTCGCGAAGTCCGGTAAGCTGCCGGCACGCCCGAATAACGCCTATCGCTTTGATATCACAGCGAGCGGTCGCGGGGTCGACCGGCTCCATGTCAAGGTCCGGTTCTTTGATGAGAAGGATCGCGAGCTGAATCAAACGTATGTCGTCGCCCCCCGTGATTCCGGTGATGTCGATGCGATTCACTTGCAAGGTGAATATGTCACGCCACGAAACGCAAAAACGATGCGGATCGATCTACTCAGCTTCCAGCGCCCCGAGCGGAAAACGTACTGGTGGGTCCATGATATTAAAATCTTCAGCTATGAGGATTATATGATCCCGAATACGTTTACGATGACAAAAGACTTGCATGCCGGTCGTTACGCTGGTTTTGCTCGCGTGCTGTTGAACCAAAAAGGCGGACAACTCGATCTGACATTCAATAAACGAGGCGTCACGATTCCAACTAAACAACGATCAGGTGCCAAACTCGCCTGGGTCCCGCTCGGTTCGTTCACGACGCCGAGCGGTCCTGCGACGCTCAGCGTGACGAACACGGAAGGCTTTAATGCCATTCAAAACATCGTCCTAATACCGGAAGAAAAGCTAACCACTCTACAAAAACGCATCGACGATACACTTGCCTTCACGAATACCTTGATGGTACTCGAGGCAGAGACCGGATTCGATTACACGGGGCACTTGCAGTCGGAACGAAACTATCCTGGACTAAGCTTTGGGAAAGGAATCGCTGCGCAACGTGGACGTTTACAGCGTTCGATCGATATTCGGGAAGCGACCGATTATCAGCTCCAGTTGATGTTAACTCCGCCACCAGGAAACGATGGTCGGATTACTGTCAAAATTCGAGACGGGAAACAGGTCGTCTTCGAACGCGCCTTGTCTCGTTCTGACATTCTAGCCGGTCAAAAGCACCAACAGCAGATCGGTAATCAGACGGTGACGTACGATCCGCTACACTTAGCGTTCCCGTACCGGATGACGGAGTTGAGTGACGTCTACCAAGCGTTATACGATGTGAAGTTATCCGATATCCCACTCGAGAAGGGACGCTATCAGCTAGAACTATCCTATGCGAGCAAGGTGCCGTCACTCGTCGATTGGAAGGATCTACACAAGTTTGATCCAAACGAGATTGGCACCGACAAAGCTCTCGCCGAACCGGAAGCGGCAGCGAATTGTGCGACGTGTGTCTCGATCACGGATGATATGTTCGACGCGAGTGAGACTGAAGATGGCTACACGATTGATTACGAGCCGACCTGCTCGTGCGATTGGTATATATATGCCTCGCAAAAAATGAAGGTGAAACCTGATCACGAATATTTGATTCAGTTCGACGCTGTCAGCAAGAACGCCCGTCAACGACACCTCAAAGTGTATTACCTAGATAAAGATGATCGTGTCATCGGTACGGATTTCATCAATGAAGTCGAAGAAAAGAAAAAGAAGCAGTGGAACCATTACGAACAAATCGTCATTCCACCGAAGAAGACCGTCCGGATGCAACTGCATATCTGGACGCGTGGAAATGAGAAAAAGGCTGGGCAATTGCGTCTGAAGAATTTAGAAGTGTTACCGTACGATCAACTGATTCTAGTCGATCAACTCGTTCTCTCCGAGCAAAGCGGTACGCTGTTCGCAACAGAACCTGCCCGTGCGCTTGACGTCGATGCCTCACAGATGGGACGGGATATAAAAAGTGATGCGCCACTCGGTCGCTTTACGGTTAATGATTCTCCGACACCGTTATTTAAACTCCAGACGGACCAGGAAATGATGCGTGGTGACACGGCATTAAACGGCGTCAGTCAGTTGTATCGTTCGAACGAAAAGACGGCACATGTGACCGTCGTATTGCGTCCGATTTATTACGCTGGACTGACCATTCTCGTCTTAGCGCTCCCACTTAGTACCTTGTTGATTTATTTCATGACAAGCAATCGTGGTCTGGCTATCCGACAACGTCTATCGTCCGTGTTCAAGCAACGAATTCCTAGCCTGAAACGAAACAAGAGATAG